The following proteins come from a genomic window of Synechococcus sp. NB0720_010:
- the trpB gene encoding tryptophan synthase subunit beta, with amino-acid sequence MTSTVPSMTSALALESRPNSLGRYGQFGGQYVPETLIPALAELERAAAEAWQDPAFTERLNHLLRNYVGRPNPLYEAERLSEHYRRAEGGPRIWLKREDLNHTGAHKINNALGQALLALRMGKKRIIAETGAGQHGVATATVCARFGLECVVYMGAEDMRRQALNVFRMRLLGATVQPVTAGTATLKDATSEAIRDWVTNVETTHYILGSVAGPHPFPMLVRDFHAVIGEETKRQCHEAFGRNPDVLVACVGGGSNAMGLFHPFVQDTDVRLIGVEAAGDGVPTGRHAATITEGRVGVLHGAMSLLLQDEEGQVQEAHSISAGLDYPGVGPEHSYLKTIGRAEYGAVTDAEALDALQLLCQLEGIIPALETAHAFAWLDKLCPTLAPGTEVVLNLSGRGDKDVNTVADRLGSALS; translated from the coding sequence GTGACCAGCACCGTTCCTTCGATGACGTCGGCATTGGCGCTGGAGTCACGGCCCAACAGCCTGGGTCGCTACGGCCAATTTGGCGGTCAGTACGTTCCCGAGACCCTGATCCCTGCCCTGGCGGAACTGGAGCGGGCCGCTGCAGAAGCCTGGCAGGATCCCGCGTTCACGGAGCGGCTCAATCACCTGCTGCGCAACTACGTCGGCCGGCCGAACCCCCTCTACGAAGCGGAACGGCTGAGCGAGCACTACCGCCGCGCCGAGGGCGGCCCGCGCATTTGGTTGAAGCGCGAAGACCTCAATCACACCGGCGCCCACAAGATCAACAACGCCCTGGGCCAGGCACTCCTGGCCCTGCGGATGGGCAAAAAGCGGATCATTGCCGAAACCGGTGCGGGCCAGCACGGTGTGGCCACCGCCACGGTCTGTGCGCGCTTTGGCCTCGAGTGCGTCGTCTACATGGGCGCCGAGGACATGCGCCGTCAGGCCCTGAACGTCTTCCGGATGCGTCTGCTGGGGGCAACGGTTCAGCCCGTCACCGCTGGCACCGCCACCTTGAAGGACGCCACCAGTGAGGCGATCCGCGATTGGGTCACCAACGTCGAGACGACCCACTACATCCTGGGTTCCGTCGCAGGCCCCCATCCCTTCCCGATGCTGGTGCGCGATTTCCATGCCGTGATCGGCGAGGAGACCAAGCGCCAGTGCCATGAAGCCTTTGGCCGTAACCCCGATGTCCTGGTGGCCTGCGTTGGTGGGGGCTCCAATGCCATGGGTCTGTTCCACCCCTTTGTCCAGGACACCGACGTCCGCTTGATCGGCGTGGAAGCGGCCGGCGATGGCGTTCCCACCGGTCGCCATGCCGCCACCATTACCGAGGGTCGCGTCGGTGTGTTGCACGGGGCGATGAGCCTGCTGCTCCAGGACGAGGAGGGGCAGGTGCAGGAGGCGCACTCCATCAGTGCCGGCTTGGATTACCCCGGTGTGGGCCCTGAGCACAGCTATCTCAAGACCATCGGCCGGGCTGAGTACGGCGCCGTTACGGATGCGGAGGCCCTCGATGCCCTGCAGCTGCTCTGCCAGCTGGAGGGCATCATCCCGGCCTTGGAGACCGCCCACGCCTTTGCCTGGCTCGACAAGCTCTGCCCCACCCTGGCCCCAGGGACCGAGGTGGTGCTCAACCTCTCCGGCCGCGGCGACAAGGACGTCAACACGGTTGCCGACCGCCTGGGCAGCGCCCTCAGCTGA
- a CDS encoding AI-2E family transporter, with translation MLERLVLPPWLRLSLALPLLALNLWVLRQLLLPLAPFPALFVGAALIAFLLDLPTRWLARRGLPRGLAVLLVVGLSLTLLVLAALWLVPRLIEQLGELINSLPSWLVEAEGVLDRLEVWAADRGLPTEFTDLSSTLFARASQLASQLSQRALGILGATVGLTVNVVIVAVLALFLLLGGDPIVAGLARWLPEGTRALVTGTLNRTFRGYFAGQVLLALILSALQIVVFTLLGIPYGVLFAVAIGFTTLVPYASALTIVLVSVLLALDDPRTGIEVLVAAISVGQVVDQVIQPRLMGSIVGLQPAWLLVSLPVGARVGSLMGFGDLLGLLLAVPVASCLKTFLDAWGQQPAPDVITGE, from the coding sequence ATGCTTGAACGTCTGGTTCTGCCGCCCTGGTTGCGCCTGAGCCTGGCGCTGCCGCTGTTGGCCTTGAACCTGTGGGTTCTGCGGCAACTGCTTCTGCCGCTGGCCCCCTTCCCCGCCCTGTTCGTCGGGGCTGCGCTGATTGCGTTCCTGCTGGATCTCCCCACCCGTTGGTTGGCTCGCCGTGGCCTCCCCCGCGGGTTGGCGGTGTTGCTGGTGGTCGGCCTGTCCCTGACCCTGTTGGTCTTGGCTGCCCTCTGGTTGGTGCCCCGCCTGATTGAGCAGCTGGGTGAGCTGATCAATTCCCTGCCCTCTTGGTTGGTTGAGGCGGAGGGCGTGCTGGATCGCCTGGAGGTCTGGGCTGCCGATCGGGGATTGCCGACGGAATTCACGGACCTCAGCAGCACCCTGTTCGCCCGGGCCAGTCAGCTGGCCAGCCAGCTCAGCCAACGGGCCCTCGGGATCCTGGGGGCCACCGTCGGTTTGACGGTCAATGTGGTGATCGTGGCGGTCCTGGCCCTGTTCCTGTTGCTGGGCGGCGACCCGATCGTGGCGGGCTTGGCCCGCTGGCTTCCCGAGGGAACGCGGGCGTTGGTCACCGGCACCTTGAACCGCACCTTCCGGGGGTACTTCGCCGGGCAGGTGCTGCTGGCCTTGATCCTCAGCGCCCTGCAGATCGTGGTGTTCACCCTGCTGGGGATTCCCTATGGGGTGCTGTTCGCGGTGGCGATCGGCTTCACCACCCTGGTGCCCTATGCCAGCGCCCTGACAATTGTCTTGGTGAGTGTGTTGCTGGCCTTGGATGACCCCCGCACCGGCATCGAGGTGCTGGTGGCGGCCATCAGCGTCGGTCAGGTGGTGGATCAGGTGATCCAGCCCCGCTTGATGGGCAGCATCGTTGGTCTGCAGCCCGCTTGGCTCCTGGTCTCCCTGCCCGTTGGCGCCCGCGTGGGCAGCTTGATGGGCTTCGGCGACCTGCTGGGCCTGTTGCTGGCGGTTCCGGTCGCCAGCTGCTTGAAAACCTTTTTGGATGCCTGGGGGCAGCAGCCTGCCCCCGACGTGATCACTGGGGAATGA
- a CDS encoding heat-inducible transcriptional repressor HrcA, whose product MQPLPRRQQQVLQATVQHYVDTTEPVGSQTLVRRFDLQASPATVRSAMGALEQRGLLTQPHTSAGRVPSQLGYRHYVDCLLPAPGAAANQLNRELTGLSLQWAALDDLLLQLARRLADLTGLMSLITRPQEMGGRLETVRLVPSDDRLLVLLVEKGAAASCLNLRMPEELGAQVPALERWASDQLQGGTGRLNWKALPSQLGSSGELLRQGLSSHNLARGNSSEGAVSLGVAGLLGQPEFQRSSSLKPLLQLVELEPQQVLRSKAASGRGGVWIGSEHPHPALQDCAVVQASYGNDGHVALIGPMRMAYSTARSAVESVAGYLDRLLS is encoded by the coding sequence TTGCAGCCCCTGCCCCGACGGCAACAGCAGGTGCTTCAGGCGACGGTGCAGCACTACGTCGACACCACGGAGCCCGTGGGCAGCCAAACCCTGGTGCGGCGCTTTGACCTCCAGGCCAGCCCCGCCACGGTGCGCTCCGCCATGGGAGCCCTGGAGCAGCGGGGCCTGCTCACCCAACCGCACACCTCCGCCGGCCGCGTTCCGAGCCAACTGGGGTATCGCCACTACGTGGACTGCCTCCTGCCCGCCCCCGGTGCCGCCGCCAATCAACTCAACCGTGAGCTCACGGGGTTGAGCCTGCAATGGGCCGCCTTGGATGACCTGCTGCTGCAGCTCGCCCGCCGCCTGGCCGACCTCACGGGCCTGATGAGCCTGATCACCCGGCCCCAGGAGATGGGGGGACGCCTCGAGACGGTCCGGCTGGTCCCAAGCGACGACCGGTTACTGGTGCTGCTCGTGGAAAAGGGGGCCGCCGCCAGTTGTCTCAACCTGCGGATGCCCGAGGAACTGGGTGCCCAGGTGCCAGCCCTGGAGCGCTGGGCCAGCGATCAACTCCAGGGGGGTACTGGTCGCCTGAACTGGAAGGCACTCCCCAGCCAACTGGGAAGCAGCGGCGAATTGCTGCGGCAGGGCCTCAGCAGCCACAACCTGGCCCGGGGCAACAGCAGCGAAGGCGCCGTCAGCCTCGGGGTGGCGGGACTGCTTGGCCAACCGGAATTCCAACGCAGCTCCAGCCTGAAACCGCTGCTGCAACTTGTGGAGCTGGAGCCCCAACAGGTTCTGCGCAGCAAGGCCGCCAGCGGCAGGGGCGGGGTCTGGATTGGCTCAGAGCACCCCCATCCCGCCCTGCAGGACTGCGCAGTGGTGCAAGCCAGCTACGGCAACGACGGCCACGTCGCCCTGATCGGCCCGATGCGCATGGCCTACTCCACCGCTCGTTCAGCGGTGGAGAGCGTCGCGGGCTACCTCGATCGGCTGCTCAGCTGA
- a CDS encoding response regulator transcription factor: MSLEPDTQQDVTPAAPARLLLVDDEPGLRTAVQAYLEDEGFVVTTAVDGEDGWAKAQELLPDVVISDVMMPRLDGYGLLRKLREDERLGGTPVIFLTAKGMTADRIEGFQAGCDDYIPKPFDPDELVARVHNVVKRQERLLTEAARFADADIGQMAKQITEIRSLLATGGSKQPTAAVKHEFTPREASVLQLVAEGMMNKEIARRLETSIRNVEKYVSRLFTKTGTASRTELVRYALENGLVE; encoded by the coding sequence ATGAGCCTCGAACCTGATACCCAACAAGACGTCACGCCAGCGGCACCAGCCCGTTTGCTGTTGGTGGATGACGAACCGGGGTTGCGCACGGCCGTGCAGGCCTACCTCGAAGACGAGGGTTTTGTCGTCACGACAGCCGTCGATGGAGAGGACGGTTGGGCTAAGGCCCAGGAGCTGCTGCCCGATGTGGTGATCAGCGACGTGATGATGCCCCGCCTGGATGGCTACGGCCTGCTGCGCAAGCTGCGGGAGGACGAGCGCCTGGGCGGCACCCCCGTCATTTTCTTGACGGCCAAGGGCATGACGGCCGATCGCATCGAGGGCTTCCAGGCCGGCTGCGACGACTACATCCCCAAGCCGTTTGACCCCGACGAGCTGGTGGCCCGGGTGCACAACGTGGTCAAGCGTCAGGAGCGCCTGTTGACCGAGGCCGCCCGCTTCGCCGATGCGGACATCGGGCAGATGGCCAAGCAGATCACCGAGATCCGCTCCCTGCTGGCCACCGGTGGCAGCAAGCAGCCCACTGCGGCGGTGAAGCATGAGTTCACCCCCCGGGAGGCCTCGGTGCTGCAGCTGGTGGCGGAGGGAATGATGAACAAGGAGATCGCCCGGCGTCTGGAGACCTCGATCCGTAACGTCGAGAAGTACGTCAGCCGGCTGTTCACCAAGACCGGCACCGCCAGCCGCACGGAGCTGGTGCGCTACGCCCTCGAAAACGGCCTGGTTGAGTAG
- the bchM gene encoding magnesium protoporphyrin IX methyltransferase, whose translation MPADQLLNDKAAEKQAEKQEVKGYFETTGFDRWNRIYSESSDVNKVQRNIRIGHQKTVDNVLAWLQEQGNLGGRSFCDAGCGVGSLTLPLAQLGAGSIAASDLSGAMVQEAERRANEAGIAPGRVSYLASDLESLSGSYDTVVCLDVFIHYPQEPAEDMVRHLASMAEKHLIVSFAPYTPVLAVLKKIGQLFPGPSKTTRAYTLREKGIVQAAEAAGFVLKRRSLNKAPFYFSRLLAFEKA comes from the coding sequence ATGCCCGCCGATCAGCTCCTCAACGACAAGGCCGCCGAGAAGCAGGCCGAGAAGCAAGAGGTGAAGGGCTACTTCGAAACCACCGGTTTCGATCGCTGGAACCGCATCTACAGCGAGTCCAGTGACGTCAACAAGGTGCAGCGGAACATCCGCATCGGCCACCAAAAGACCGTCGACAACGTGCTGGCCTGGCTCCAAGAGCAGGGGAACCTGGGCGGCCGCAGCTTCTGTGATGCCGGCTGTGGCGTCGGCAGCCTGACCTTGCCGCTGGCGCAGCTGGGCGCCGGCTCAATTGCCGCCTCCGACCTCTCGGGGGCCATGGTCCAGGAAGCCGAGCGCCGGGCCAATGAAGCCGGCATCGCCCCAGGGCGCGTCAGCTACCTGGCCTCCGACCTGGAGAGCCTGAGCGGCAGCTACGACACCGTGGTCTGCCTGGATGTCTTCATCCACTACCCCCAGGAACCCGCCGAGGACATGGTGCGCCACCTCGCCTCCATGGCCGAGAAGCACCTGATCGTCAGCTTTGCCCCCTACACACCGGTGTTGGCGGTGCTCAAGAAGATCGGCCAGCTCTTCCCTGGACCCAGCAAAACCACCCGCGCCTACACCCTGCGCGAGAAGGGAATTGTCCAGGCCGCTGAAGCGGCGGGCTTCGTGCTCAAGCGCCGCAGCCTGAACAAAGCCCCCTTCTATTTCTCACGGCTGCTGGCCTTCGAGAAGGCCTGA
- a CDS encoding translation initiation factor, which produces MPKGGWQEFTRPESLQRASSAPAESTAKAQQRVRVQRTKAGKGGKMVTAITGLEAAESDLKALLKQLKAAAGTGGTVKDGVIELQGDQVSAALAALEKAGYRPKQAGG; this is translated from the coding sequence ATGCCGAAGGGAGGCTGGCAAGAATTCACACGGCCTGAAAGCCTGCAACGGGCCAGCAGTGCCCCTGCGGAATCGACGGCCAAGGCCCAACAGCGCGTGCGAGTGCAGCGCACAAAGGCCGGCAAGGGCGGAAAGATGGTGACGGCCATCACGGGGCTGGAGGCCGCCGAAAGCGATCTCAAGGCCCTGCTGAAACAGCTCAAGGCCGCCGCCGGAACAGGCGGGACGGTGAAGGATGGAGTGATCGAACTACAGGGAGACCAGGTGAGCGCCGCCCTGGCGGCCCTAGAGAAAGCGGGCTACCGGCCCAAGCAAGCGGGCGGCTGA
- a CDS encoding pseudouridine synthase, with the protein MSRAWLPAALNRGHRYRDRVQAAAQSTVGYYAERYGHSDPSVWRERLAAGEIWCNGQQLRADAALAAGDQLIWHRPPWEEAAVPVLSQRAVVFDDGDLLVLNKPSGLPVLPAGGFLEHTLLTQLQAWAPEARPVHRLGRFTSGLLVCARQRETRAQLSAQLRERTAASAVVSWGRCCVYETGGRLALRREPSDHGSHWPAAPCAAGAVVVRGPPGRSLSPGVP; encoded by the coding sequence TTGAGTAGGGCCTGGCTGCCGGCGGCCCTCAACCGCGGTCACCGCTACCGGGACCGGGTCCAGGCGGCCGCCCAGAGCACGGTTGGCTATTACGCCGAGCGCTATGGCCATTCCGATCCGTCGGTGTGGAGGGAGCGCCTGGCCGCCGGTGAGATCTGGTGCAACGGCCAGCAGCTCCGGGCCGATGCAGCGTTGGCAGCCGGGGATCAGTTGATCTGGCATCGGCCCCCCTGGGAGGAGGCCGCCGTGCCGGTGCTGAGTCAGCGCGCGGTCGTCTTCGATGACGGTGATCTGCTGGTGCTGAACAAACCCAGTGGCCTGCCGGTGTTGCCCGCCGGTGGATTCCTGGAGCACACCCTGCTGACGCAGCTCCAGGCCTGGGCGCCCGAGGCTCGGCCCGTGCATCGCCTGGGGCGATTCACTTCGGGCCTGCTGGTCTGCGCGCGGCAGCGCGAGACCCGGGCGCAGCTCAGTGCCCAGCTGCGGGAGCGCACCGCAGCATCAGCCGTCGTCTCGTGGGGTCGGTGTTGTGTATATGAGACAGGCGGCCGACTGGCGCTGCGGCGAGAGCCGAGCGATCACGGTTCCCATTGGCCGGCGGCCCCATGTGCTGCTGGGGCAGTTGTGGTGCGCGGCCCTCCCGGGCGATCCCTCAGCCCTGGAGTCCCGTAG
- the purE gene encoding 5-(carboxyamino)imidazole ribonucleotide mutase: protein MSDAALVAVVMGSDSDLPTMQPAVEMLNRLGVPVEVRVLSAHRTPMEMVEFAQAAAGRGFKVIIAGAGGAAHLPGMVASLTVLPVIGVPVQTRALSGVDSLHSIVQMPAGIPVATVAIGNGANAGLLAAQILATADGALSARLAEYRQSLHDQVVAKDARLLELGSAAYLAQM, encoded by the coding sequence ATGTCTGACGCTGCGCTGGTGGCCGTGGTGATGGGGAGCGACTCTGATCTGCCCACCATGCAGCCCGCCGTGGAGATGCTCAACCGCCTCGGGGTGCCCGTGGAGGTCCGCGTGCTCTCGGCGCACCGCACGCCCATGGAGATGGTGGAGTTCGCCCAAGCCGCCGCCGGCCGCGGTTTCAAGGTGATCATCGCCGGGGCCGGCGGGGCGGCTCACCTGCCCGGGATGGTGGCGTCCCTGACGGTCTTGCCGGTGATCGGCGTTCCGGTCCAGACCCGGGCCCTCTCCGGGGTGGATTCCCTGCATTCGATCGTGCAGATGCCCGCTGGTATTCCCGTGGCCACCGTGGCGATCGGCAACGGGGCGAACGCTGGCCTGCTCGCCGCGCAAATTTTGGCGACGGCCGATGGGGCCCTCTCCGCTCGCCTGGCGGAGTACCGCCAGTCCCTCCACGATCAGGTGGTGGCCAAGGACGCCCGCTTGCTGGAGCTGGGCAGTGCCGCTTACTTGGCACAGATGTGA
- a CDS encoding cysteine desulfurase family protein: MASGVTYLDYQSTTPCDPAVVEAMAPWWSDAFANPASRLHRPGLTAAAVVQQSRTAIAGALGLTAEELIFCSGASEANNLAIKGVAEAELRRGGTRRRLICLATEHRAVLDPMRYLAGHGFELVCLAPQANGLIDLQQLEAALSPETLLVSVMAANNEIGVLQPLEAIGQLCRQQQVLFHCDGAQAVGHLPLQPRALGIDLLSFSGHKLYGPKGIGALAIAPGVDLAPQQHGGSQERGLRAGTLPVPLIVGLAKAVQLAEADREARGLRLAGLRDALWERCQALGGIQRNGAGAPCLPHNLNISIEGVEGNALHQALRRSLAVSSGSACAAGEPSHVLQALGRSRLEAAASVRFSLGRSSSGADVERAGDVLEETLKTLRRA; this comes from the coding sequence ATGGCCTCCGGCGTCACCTATCTCGACTATCAATCCACCACCCCCTGCGATCCGGCGGTGGTGGAAGCGATGGCGCCCTGGTGGAGCGACGCGTTCGCCAACCCCGCCAGTCGCCTGCATCGACCCGGGCTGACCGCTGCTGCGGTGGTCCAGCAGTCCAGGACCGCCATCGCCGGCGCCCTGGGTCTGACGGCTGAAGAGCTGATCTTCTGCAGCGGTGCCAGCGAAGCCAACAACCTGGCGATCAAGGGGGTGGCGGAGGCGGAGTTGCGTCGCGGCGGCACCCGCCGGCGCCTGATCTGCCTGGCGACCGAACACCGGGCCGTGCTCGATCCGATGCGTTATCTGGCGGGGCATGGCTTTGAGCTGGTCTGCCTGGCCCCCCAGGCCAATGGACTGATCGACCTGCAGCAGCTCGAGGCCGCCCTGAGCCCGGAGACACTGCTCGTCAGCGTCATGGCCGCCAATAACGAGATCGGCGTTCTCCAGCCGCTCGAGGCCATCGGCCAGCTCTGCCGCCAGCAGCAGGTGCTGTTCCACTGCGATGGCGCCCAGGCAGTCGGCCATCTGCCCCTGCAGCCGCGCGCGCTCGGCATCGACCTGCTCAGCTTCAGCGGTCACAAGCTCTATGGCCCCAAAGGCATCGGCGCCCTGGCCATCGCCCCTGGGGTCGATCTCGCGCCGCAACAGCACGGGGGCAGCCAAGAGCGCGGCCTGCGGGCGGGCACCCTGCCGGTGCCCTTGATCGTCGGCCTCGCCAAGGCCGTGCAGCTGGCCGAGGCGGATCGCGAGGCGCGGGGGCTGCGGCTCGCCGGGCTGCGGGATGCCCTCTGGGAGCGCTGCCAGGCCCTGGGCGGCATCCAACGCAACGGCGCCGGAGCCCCCTGCCTGCCCCACAACCTCAACATCAGCATCGAGGGCGTCGAGGGCAACGCTCTGCATCAGGCCCTGCGCCGCAGCCTGGCGGTCAGCAGCGGCTCCGCCTGCGCCGCGGGCGAACCCTCCCACGTGCTCCAAGCCCTGGGCCGCAGCCGCCTGGAGGCCGCCGCCTCGGTGCGCTTCAGCCTGGGGCGCTCGAGTAGCGGCGCCGATGTGGAGCGGGCGGGGGACGTCCTGGAGGAAACGCTCAAGACCCTTCGCCGGGCCTAG
- a CDS encoding N-acetylglucosamine-6-phosphate deacetylase: protein MVPFSHRMRWLSHVRLPGEPGLWRIGLAQEQIAAIQPLPQGSAAAGENWSGDWLSPAGIDLQINGGLGLAFPELQPSDLPKLLELLELLWRDGVEAISPTLVTCGVAPLRQALGVLRDARAEHQRGRCRLLGAHLEGPFLAHGKRGAHPAEHLATPSLEALDARIGGFEEDIALVTLAPELPGSDAVIAALRSRGIVVSLGHSEATAEQASHAFDQGVGMLTHSFNAMAGLQHRSPGPIGAAVRRGDVALGLIADGVHVDPTMAVLLQRLAPEQVVLVSDALAPYGLADGLHRWDERTLIVEQGSCRLEDGTLAGVTLPLLEAVRRLARWSGDADRAIAAATVLPRRLLGAPTRVREQLQALPLGETLRWSGTSAELRWSRAA, encoded by the coding sequence ATGGTTCCGTTCTCGCATCGAATGCGCTGGCTGAGCCACGTTCGCCTGCCTGGAGAGCCGGGGCTCTGGCGCATTGGCCTCGCCCAGGAGCAGATCGCCGCCATCCAGCCGCTGCCCCAGGGAAGCGCCGCCGCTGGTGAGAACTGGTCTGGCGACTGGCTCAGTCCCGCCGGCATCGATCTGCAAATCAACGGTGGCCTGGGACTGGCCTTCCCCGAATTGCAACCCAGCGATCTGCCCAAATTGCTGGAGCTGCTCGAGCTGCTCTGGCGCGATGGGGTTGAAGCCATCAGTCCCACGCTGGTCACCTGCGGGGTCGCCCCCCTGCGCCAAGCCCTGGGGGTGCTGAGGGACGCGCGCGCAGAGCACCAACGCGGCCGCTGCCGGCTGCTGGGGGCGCACCTGGAGGGCCCGTTTCTCGCCCATGGCAAACGCGGAGCCCACCCGGCCGAGCACCTCGCAACCCCCAGCCTGGAGGCCCTCGATGCCCGCATCGGCGGCTTCGAAGAGGACATCGCCCTGGTGACCCTGGCGCCGGAATTACCGGGTTCCGATGCGGTGATTGCCGCCCTGCGCAGCCGAGGGATTGTGGTCAGCCTCGGGCACAGCGAGGCCACGGCGGAGCAGGCCTCCCATGCCTTCGATCAGGGGGTGGGGATGCTCACCCACAGCTTCAATGCGATGGCAGGACTGCAGCACCGCAGTCCTGGACCGATTGGCGCCGCCGTCCGACGCGGGGACGTGGCCCTGGGCTTGATCGCCGATGGCGTCCATGTGGATCCGACCATGGCGGTCCTGCTGCAGCGGCTGGCACCCGAGCAGGTCGTGCTGGTGAGCGATGCCCTCGCTCCCTATGGCCTGGCCGACGGGCTGCACCGCTGGGATGAGCGCACCCTGATCGTCGAACAGGGGAGCTGCCGACTCGAAGACGGCACCTTGGCCGGGGTCACCCTGCCCCTGCTCGAGGCGGTCAGGCGCCTGGCCCGTTGGAGTGGCGATGCCGATCGCGCCATCGCCGCGGCCACCGTCCTGCCCCGGCGCCTGCTGGGTGCGCCAACCCGCGTGCGGGAGCAACTGCAGGCCCTGCCCCTCGGCGAAACCCTGCGCTGGAGCGGGACCAGTGCTGAGCTGCGCTGGAGCCGGGCCGCCTGA
- the cysC gene encoding adenylyl-sulfate kinase, giving the protein MTASPTYGELTNKGASTNIAWHHASVDRAARAEQRGHRSAILWFTGLSGSGKSTLANAVNQALFERGLACYVLDGDNIRHGLCKDLGFSDADREENIRRIGEVSKLFLDAGVVVLTAFVSPFKADRDRARSLVENGDFVEIHCAADLSVCEERDTKGLYAKARAGEIKEFTGISSPYEAPEKPELRVDTGSQSLEACVELVINHLREAGVIPQ; this is encoded by the coding sequence ATGACCGCATCTCCCACCTACGGAGAGCTCACCAACAAGGGCGCCTCCACCAACATCGCCTGGCACCACGCATCGGTGGATCGCGCCGCCCGGGCTGAGCAGCGCGGCCATCGCAGCGCCATCCTCTGGTTCACCGGCCTGAGTGGTTCCGGCAAGAGCACCCTCGCCAACGCGGTCAACCAGGCGCTGTTTGAGCGCGGCCTGGCCTGCTACGTGCTGGACGGCGACAACATCCGCCATGGGCTCTGCAAGGACCTGGGCTTCTCCGATGCCGATCGCGAGGAGAACATTCGCCGGATTGGCGAGGTCAGCAAGCTGTTCCTGGACGCCGGCGTGGTGGTGCTGACGGCCTTTGTCTCCCCCTTCAAGGCGGACAGGGACCGCGCCCGCTCCCTGGTGGAGAACGGCGACTTTGTCGAGATCCACTGCGCCGCGGATCTGAGCGTTTGCGAAGAGCGCGACACCAAGGGGCTCTACGCCAAAGCCCGCGCGGGTGAAATCAAGGAATTCACCGGCATCTCCAGCCCCTACGAGGCCCCTGAAAAGCCCGAACTGCGGGTGGACACCGGTAGCCAGAGCCTCGAGGCCTGCGTGGAGCTGGTGATCAACCACCTGCGGGAAGCGGGCGTCATTCCCCAGTGA